DNA from Methanofastidiosum sp.:
GAACATCTAAAAGTAATCAAGACATTAAAAGAGGTATCTGAAGATACTAACAAAAAAATTGGGATCTTATTAGATACCAAAGGTCCAGATATAAGGGTGGGGGAATTTAATAACACAATTCACATCAACACTGGACAAGAATATATCTTTTCTATTAATCATGGAAAGGACATAATTCCATTACAGAACGATATATCTAAATTCTTAAAACCTAACGATAAAGTTCTAGTTGATGATGGTACTTTGATTTTTTCAGTTGTTGGGATTGAAGAAAAAGATATTCATCTTAAAGCTTTAAATGAAGGCAATCTAAGACAAAAAGTAAGTATAAATATTCCAGGAGATGAATATTGCCCTTCTGCTGTTACTCAAAATGAATTAGTTGACATCAAATTTGGGGTTAAAAATGAAGTTGATTTCATAGCGTTATCATTTGCATCGACTAAAGAGGACATAATCAAGGCAAGAGAGATAATAAAAGAAAATGATGGTGAACAGTGGATAATCTCTAAAATAGAGTCTAGCTTTGGAATCAAGAATATAGATGAGTTAATTGAATATTCAGAAGGCATAATGGTTGCAAGAGGGGATTTAGGGGTTGAAATTGATCTTTCTAAAATTCCAAGCGTACAAAGATCTATAATCGAGAAATGCAATATAAAAGGCAGACCGGTGATTGTTGCAACCCAGATGCTAAACTCAATGATAGAAAATCCAAGGCCGACGAGAGCTGAAGTAGAGGACATAGCAAGTGCAATTTATAGTGGAGCGGACGCAGTTATGTTATCAGGTGAAACTGCTATTGGGAAATATCCTATAGAAAGTGTAGAAATGATGGTTAAGGTAGCAATTGAAACTGAAAAGGAACTTAAACCGAGATCAGAATATGGCCCTTCTAAAAGGGTTGCAGATGTAATATCTTCCCTTGTCGCTAAAGCCGTATTATTATCAGATGTCAAGGCAATCGTTACTTCAACAAGATCTGGCTATACTGCATGTATGGTGTCTCGACATAAACTATCAGTTCCAACTTACGGTATGACAAACAATGCAGCTACTGCTAGAAAGCTTTCAGTAGTATGGGGGATAAATGAAGTTTACATAGACAGGGAAAAGGGTGGAATTTCAGAAGCCGTTTTTCATGCTGCCAAATATTTGAAAAATGAAGGATTAAAAGATAATGACCTTTTTATTTTTACTGCTGGTGTTAGTAATACAAAAAAACAAAGGACTAACTTATTAGAAATAAGGGAAATAGGAGAAGTCCTATCTTCTTGATAATAACATCAAGGAAAAAGTTGCTATCAAACCAAATAAAGCCAAGACTAATACAGTTTCCTGCACCATCATATAAAAAGACTTTTGGGATTTTTGAGTTGAAGTTGTTTGTTCAGTCATAACTTCCGTAGTATTAGTTTCAGTTATTATTTCATTTGGAGTATTATCCAATTCGACAACTTCTACATTCTTCACTGCTAATTTTATTGGAAACTTAAGATATGCTGATTTATTATTTATATCTTTTATTTCTAAATTTAGATAGATTGAATAATCTCCTGGAACTTCTGGTATTTTAGTTACTATAACGTCTTTTTTTGTTAAGGATGTAATTGCCCCAACATCCTCAGTATACTCAAAACTAAATTTTGATTTATCATATTCTAATATCATAGAGGAACTCTTCACCGCTGCCCCCCTATTAACAATGAAGATTGGTAAAGTATAAGGCGTTTCCTTTATCTCAAAACTTCTTACTTTTAAATCAATAATTGGAGTCCTTACTCCATCAACTTTAAATGGAACTTCTTGTAAGAATCCTTCAGAGGTATAGTCACACTGTAATCCAGAACAGAAAACTTGATAGGAGTATTGTGTTGTTACTTTTAAGGGGTATGTTCCAGGGTCTATTGCTCTTACAGTATACTGAATTTTTTCAACTTTCTTTTCGCCTGGTTGTATTTCACAATAAATAAATTTATTTTTAACAAATTCAAAATATTCATCTTTTACATAAATATTTACGTTTTTTAGAATGCTGTTACTTGTGTTGTCAAAAACTAGAGTAAATTCCCCACTATCTCCTGCATAAAATGAAGGTTCTTTCTCAAAATAGATTTTCATTTTCTCATTTGGCGCAGTTATGCCATTGAGTGAAAAAACGCCAAATGTTAAAAAACTTATAAATACTATGGCATAGAGTTTTCTCATATAATAAATAGTTAATAGGATATTTTAAAAGCTTTATTCTTATAAGTTATATGATGAATGGCTATAAATTTGATTTCTTTGAAGTTACGGCAGATATTGGCGTTAGAGTTTGGGGTAAAGACATTGATGAATTATTTGAAAATGCCGCCATTGCAGTTACGAGCTTAATGATAAATCCTAATTTAATGAAAAAAATAATAGAAAAAAAACTCATTGTCACAGGGAACGATCTACCATCCTTATTAATTAATTGGCTTACTGAGCTACTAATAATAAGAGATAGTGAGGGAATTCTTTTTTCATCTTTTGAAGTTGAAATTTCCAAGGAAGGGAAATCACTTAATGCAAGGGTCTTTGGGGACCATTTCATTGGGAAAAATTTAGAAATGGACGTAAAAGCTATCACATATTCTTTGTTTAAGTTAGAAAAAATAAATGGAGATTTCTATTCACAATTTGTTCTTGATATATGACAATAATATCATACATAATTTAATAATTTGTATATTGATTTTGGAAAAGATTATTAGAAATTTTAAAATAATCGAAATATTTATATAGAAGAAAAACAATAAATAAATGGCGATATTATGTCTGAAATAAATAAAATATTAGTTCCCGTAGATGGGTCTAAAGCTGCGGAAAAAGCTTTAGAGTATGCAAGTTGGATAGCAAACAAGTTTGGAGCACAGGTCACACTACTCTATGTAG
Protein-coding regions in this window:
- the pyk gene encoding pyruvate kinase; protein product: MKKTKIVCTIGPSVSNYEMINNLIASGMDVARLNFSHGTHSEHLKVIKTLKEVSEDTNKKIGILLDTKGPDIRVGEFNNTIHINTGQEYIFSINHGKDIIPLQNDISKFLKPNDKVLVDDGTLIFSVVGIEEKDIHLKALNEGNLRQKVSINIPGDEYCPSAVTQNELVDIKFGVKNEVDFIALSFASTKEDIIKAREIIKENDGEQWIISKIESSFGIKNIDELIEYSEGIMVARGDLGVEIDLSKIPSVQRSIIEKCNIKGRPVIVATQMLNSMIENPRPTRAEVEDIASAIYSGADAVMLSGETAIGKYPIESVEMMVKVAIETEKELKPRSEYGPSKRVADVISSLVAKAVLLSDVKAIVTSTRSGYTACMVSRHKLSVPTYGMTNNAATARKLSVVWGINEVYIDREKGGISEAVFHAAKYLKNEGLKDNDLFIFTAGVSNTKKQRTNLLEIREIGEVLSS
- a CDS encoding archease is translated as MNGYKFDFFEVTADIGVRVWGKDIDELFENAAIAVTSLMINPNLMKKIIEKKLIVTGNDLPSLLINWLTELLIIRDSEGILFSSFEVEISKEGKSLNARVFGDHFIGKNLEMDVKAITYSLFKLEKINGDFYSQFVLDI